The Nitrospira sp. genome window below encodes:
- the pstC gene encoding phosphate ABC transporter permease subunit PstC, whose amino-acid sequence MTSLSSNTLSRWSTDELLCWVLRGTAAIVGTIVLLIVVFLILEALPALHHLGLLRFFTDPSWHPAEGLYNLTPMLWGTLFAMTGSVLIATPLGILSAIFCHYYAPLALARPYRRLIELLAGIPSVVYGFWGLVVLVPLIAEIQPPGPSLLAGILILTIMILPTIALMADASFANVPQQYLQGAAALGIPRWATIRNIVLPAAKSGLFTGVTLEIGRAIGETMAILMVSGNVVQTPSSLFDPIRTLTANIALEMAYALGDHRAALFVSGLVLMAVIIALAVSAEWITRGRMYG is encoded by the coding sequence ATGACATCATTAAGCAGCAATACTTTGTCCCGCTGGTCGACTGACGAGCTCCTGTGCTGGGTCTTGCGCGGCACCGCGGCCATCGTCGGCACAATCGTCCTGCTCATCGTAGTCTTCCTGATCCTGGAAGCGCTTCCCGCTCTCCATCACCTTGGTCTGCTCCGATTCTTTACCGATCCTTCCTGGCATCCAGCAGAGGGATTGTACAACCTCACCCCGATGTTGTGGGGAACGCTGTTCGCCATGACTGGTTCTGTGCTGATTGCCACCCCCTTGGGCATTCTCTCCGCCATCTTCTGCCACTACTATGCGCCGCTCGCGCTTGCCCGGCCCTATCGACGCCTGATCGAGTTGCTCGCAGGCATTCCTTCCGTGGTCTACGGATTCTGGGGACTCGTCGTACTGGTCCCGTTGATTGCAGAGATACAACCGCCCGGACCCAGCCTGTTAGCGGGCATCCTCATCCTCACGATCATGATTCTCCCCACCATCGCGTTGATGGCCGATGCCAGCTTTGCCAATGTACCTCAACAATATTTACAGGGGGCTGCTGCATTGGGGATTCCGCGATGGGCGACTATCCGAAACATTGTGTTACCAGCGGCAAAATCGGGATTGTTCACCGGGGTGACCCTGGAAATCGGTCGAGCCATTGGGGAAACGATGGCGATTCTGATGGTCTCTGGAAACGTGGTGCAGACTCCTTCCAGCCTCTTCGACCCGATCCGGACGCTGACCGCCAATATCGCCCTGGAGATGGCCTATGCGCTCGGAGACCATCGCGCTGCGTTGTTCGTCAGTGGACTCGTCTTGATGGCCGTGATTATAGCGCTTGCCGTCTCGGCGGAATGGATTACTCGCGGGAGAATGTATGGCTGA
- the arsS gene encoding arsenosugar biosynthesis radical SAM protein ArsS (Some members of this family are selenoproteins.): MTLTLLGRSNPLASAAEQLRLLEQSTVSPPFDFRLNQAGIFPLRATGITVFQINVGKLCNQTCRHCHVDAGPDRTEAMSLETAEQCVRALAKTDIPTADITGGAPELNPHFRWLVEQVRGLGRHVIDRCNLSVLLLPSQADLAGFLADHRVEIIASLPSYRAGQTDAQRGEGVFEKSMEALRLLNRFGYGRPDSGLALNLVHNPVGAFLPPKQEAIEAQFKKELRTRHGIEFNQLYTITNMPISRFLEFLIESGNYEQYMTRLANAFNPAAAAGVMCRYTLSVGWDGRLYDCDFNQMLDLSLDHGLPSHIRDFDPAKLHHRQIVTRNHCFGCTAGSGSSCGGAVA, encoded by the coding sequence GACTTTCGGCTCAATCAGGCAGGTATTTTCCCTCTTCGGGCAACCGGTATTACAGTCTTTCAGATCAATGTCGGAAAGCTCTGTAATCAAACTTGCCGTCACTGTCATGTGGATGCCGGGCCTGATCGTACAGAAGCCATGTCCTTAGAAACGGCTGAACAGTGCGTTCGAGCTCTGGCCAAAACCGACATTCCCACAGCCGATATTACGGGTGGGGCCCCGGAGCTCAATCCACACTTTCGTTGGTTGGTCGAACAGGTCCGTGGTCTCGGCCGGCATGTCATTGATCGCTGCAACCTCTCCGTGTTGCTGCTGCCCTCGCAGGCGGACCTGGCGGGATTCCTGGCCGATCATCGTGTTGAGATCATCGCATCTCTTCCCTCGTATCGTGCGGGTCAGACCGATGCGCAGCGAGGCGAGGGCGTCTTTGAGAAATCAATGGAGGCACTTCGGCTCTTAAATCGTTTCGGCTATGGACGACCGGACAGTGGGCTGGCCTTGAACCTCGTCCATAATCCTGTCGGCGCGTTTCTACCTCCCAAGCAAGAGGCCATTGAAGCGCAATTTAAGAAGGAACTCCGGACCAGGCACGGCATCGAATTTAACCAGCTCTATACGATCACCAACATGCCGATCAGCCGATTCCTGGAGTTCCTTATTGAAAGCGGCAACTACGAACAATACATGACTCGCTTGGCCAATGCGTTCAACCCCGCTGCCGCAGCCGGAGTCATGTGCCGCTATACCCTGTCAGTCGGCTGGGACGGTCGATTGTACGATTGCGATTTCAATCAGATGCTCGATCTATCCCTCGATCATGGACTGCCGTCGCATATCCGAGACTTCGACCCGGCCAAGCTCCATCATCGCCAGATCGTCACACGCAATCATTGTTTCGGCTGCACGGCCGGTTCAGGCTCATCTTGCGGTGGAGCGGTCGCTTGA
- the hflC gene encoding protease modulator HflC — MTKQGMAIALLAVTIALFVLGASPLFVVDVIQTAIVVQLGKPVRNITEPGLYVKMPFVQEVTYFEKRLLDYDSSAQDVITQDKKTLLLDNFAKWRITDPLKVYQAFQSQRGALQRLHDIIYSELRVELGRHDLIEIVSSTRADIMKVVTARANEKASAYGIEIQDVRIKRADLPEQNEKAVFARMQAERERQAKQYRAEGAEEAQKIRSEAEKDREIILAQAYKEAEELRGSGDAKAFRIYADAYRQDQKFFEFTRSMEAYKSAFKDGSTLVMSPDSEFFRYLKQR; from the coding sequence ATGACAAAACAAGGAATGGCGATCGCGTTACTCGCCGTAACGATTGCGCTGTTTGTGCTAGGAGCCTCCCCCCTCTTCGTCGTGGACGTGATCCAGACTGCGATCGTCGTGCAACTCGGAAAGCCCGTTCGAAACATCACTGAGCCAGGGCTGTACGTGAAGATGCCGTTTGTGCAGGAGGTCACGTACTTCGAGAAGCGACTGTTGGACTACGATTCAAGTGCACAGGATGTCATTACCCAAGACAAGAAAACGCTGCTCCTGGACAATTTCGCCAAATGGCGAATCACTGATCCCCTGAAGGTATATCAGGCGTTCCAAAGCCAGCGCGGTGCTCTCCAACGGCTGCACGACATCATCTATTCTGAGCTTCGCGTGGAGTTGGGCCGACACGACCTGATTGAGATCGTCTCAAGCACAAGGGCGGACATCATGAAAGTAGTCACCGCAAGGGCGAACGAAAAAGCTTCAGCGTACGGCATTGAAATTCAGGATGTGCGGATCAAGCGAGCCGACTTGCCGGAACAGAACGAGAAGGCGGTCTTTGCGCGCATGCAAGCGGAGCGAGAACGACAGGCCAAGCAATATCGAGCTGAGGGAGCGGAGGAAGCACAAAAAATCCGATCGGAAGCCGAGAAAGACCGGGAAATTATCCTCGCCCAGGCCTATAAAGAAGCTGAAGAACTTCGCGGCAGCGGAGATGCCAAAGCGTTTCGGATTTATGCCGATGCCTACCGGCAAGATCAAAAGTTTTTCGAATTTACCCGCTCGATGGAAGCCTACAAAAGCGCCTTCAAAGACGGCTCAACGTTGGTGATGAGCCCGGACTCAGAATTCTTCCGTTACCTCAAGCAACGCTGA
- the hflK gene encoding FtsH protease activity modulator HflK translates to MVWDPKDPWGKKSDPLEEAFKQAQSQFKDIFPPGGLKSLLPSGGIVNLVIAALLIFLVWQSVFIVAPDEEGVVKRFGVPVRTVEPGPHFKIPLVETVLQPKVAKLYRVEVGFRTNQQGRQQTVPQEALMLTGDMNILAIEFIVQYKIKEARNFLFNVADIHETIGKAAEASMREVVGKSKIDEALTTGKAVIQQDTMTLLQSILDQYHSGVQIAAVQLQDVDPPEAVAAAFKDVTNAKEDREKLINQAQGYRNDIIPRAKGEAAELVNRARGFAQARVNRAQGETNRFLATLKEYNQAKDVISKRIYIETLEEILPHMEKIIIDGKGGERLLPYLPLDRLSKPASTPIAKPVPQLEGEESRPDQSPTLKSRNARP, encoded by the coding sequence ATGGTCTGGGACCCAAAAGATCCGTGGGGCAAGAAGTCTGATCCGCTTGAAGAGGCCTTCAAGCAGGCTCAATCACAATTCAAGGATATTTTCCCTCCCGGTGGATTGAAAAGTCTCCTGCCATCAGGCGGCATTGTGAACCTCGTCATCGCCGCTCTGCTGATCTTCTTGGTCTGGCAGAGCGTGTTTATCGTCGCACCGGATGAAGAAGGTGTCGTGAAACGGTTCGGTGTTCCAGTCCGTACGGTGGAACCGGGGCCTCACTTCAAGATTCCGCTCGTTGAAACCGTCCTTCAGCCGAAGGTCGCCAAACTCTATCGCGTGGAGGTCGGCTTCCGCACCAATCAACAAGGCCGTCAACAGACGGTGCCTCAGGAAGCCTTGATGCTGACCGGCGATATGAACATCCTTGCGATCGAATTCATCGTTCAGTATAAGATCAAAGAAGCCCGCAACTTCCTGTTCAACGTCGCTGATATCCATGAGACCATCGGCAAAGCTGCTGAGGCCTCCATGCGGGAAGTGGTCGGTAAGAGTAAGATCGACGAAGCCTTGACCACCGGGAAAGCGGTGATTCAGCAAGATACCATGACGTTGCTTCAGTCGATTCTGGACCAGTATCACTCCGGCGTGCAGATCGCCGCTGTGCAACTCCAAGACGTCGATCCTCCCGAGGCCGTTGCTGCCGCCTTCAAAGACGTGACGAACGCCAAAGAAGACAGGGAAAAGCTCATCAACCAGGCGCAAGGGTACCGCAACGACATCATACCGAGAGCAAAGGGTGAAGCCGCTGAACTCGTCAACCGGGCAAGAGGGTTTGCTCAGGCGCGGGTCAATCGCGCTCAGGGCGAGACGAATCGGTTCCTGGCCACCTTGAAAGAGTACAACCAAGCGAAGGACGTCATCAGCAAGCGCATCTATATCGAAACCTTGGAAGAAATCCTTCCCCATATGGAGAAGATCATCATCGACGGGAAAGGCGGAGAGCGTCTCCTACCGTATCTCCCACTGGATCGCCTCTCCAAACCCGCGTCCACGCCCATTGCCAAACCTGTCCCGCAACTTGAGGGCGAGGAGTCCAGGCCGGACCAATCGCCGACCCTAAAGTCGAGGAACGCCAGGCCATGA
- the pstA gene encoding phosphate ABC transporter permease PstA — MAEPLSRPQDPREWFAFVLVWGAAALVTAVFCWLLGDIVWHGLSHVSWTFLTAFPENAGRRGGIGPILVSTFLILGVCLAVSLPIGIGTSVLLAEFTSDYSLFGRMTRRSLDVLAGVPSIVFGLFGNAFFCKTLGLGFSILSGGLTLACMVLPILIRSTEEGFRAVPASYRLSAAAVGLSRTTTLVHLLLPAAVPGLLVGLVLGVGRAIAETAALIFTSGYVDRMPGSLLDSGRSLSIHIFDLSMNVSGGDANAYASALVLVILLLAINSAASWLATYGLHRKIMTV; from the coding sequence ATGGCTGAGCCGTTGAGCCGGCCACAGGATCCCCGGGAATGGTTTGCGTTCGTGCTCGTCTGGGGCGCGGCGGCGCTCGTGACCGCTGTATTCTGCTGGCTGTTGGGGGACATCGTTTGGCATGGGCTGAGTCATGTCTCCTGGACATTTCTGACAGCCTTCCCTGAAAACGCCGGACGCCGAGGCGGGATCGGCCCTATCCTTGTTTCGACATTCTTGATTCTGGGCGTCTGTCTTGCGGTATCCCTTCCCATTGGTATCGGCACCTCCGTCCTCCTCGCCGAGTTCACATCGGACTACAGCCTGTTCGGACGGATGACTCGCCGAAGTCTGGATGTCCTGGCTGGTGTGCCGTCGATCGTCTTTGGTCTGTTCGGCAACGCGTTTTTTTGCAAGACACTGGGGCTCGGCTTCTCGATTCTCTCCGGCGGGCTGACTCTGGCCTGCATGGTCTTGCCGATCTTGATCCGCTCGACGGAAGAAGGGTTTCGTGCTGTGCCGGCGAGCTATCGGCTTTCCGCAGCGGCAGTGGGACTGTCCCGTACCACGACCCTCGTTCATCTCTTGCTGCCGGCAGCGGTACCAGGTCTCCTGGTGGGTCTGGTACTTGGAGTCGGCCGTGCGATTGCCGAGACGGCCGCCCTCATCTTCACAAGCGGCTATGTGGATCGGATGCCGGGGTCGCTGCTCGATTCCGGCCGCTCATTGTCTATCCACATCTTCGATCTCTCCATGAACGTGTCCGGCGGAGACGCGAATGCCTATGCCTCAGCGCTGGTCTTGGTCATCTTGTTGCTCGCCATCAACAGTGCCGCCTCTTGGCTGGCAACATACGGGCTCCACCGAAAGATCATGACCGTATGA
- a CDS encoding phosphate ABC transporter ATP-binding protein, whose product MRPVEPSKIEPRPRHPFGDRSACCEPQPFVKVDQLSLYYGEKPAFQDVTLSIIKGCITALVGPSGCGKTSFLTCLNRLSDLIAGCRVSGRIMIDALDVLAPGTDVIQLRRRIGMIFQKPNPFPLSIRRNLEFPLREHGLRDRTQIAQTMETTLRDVGLWDEVKDRLDSPALALSGGQQQRLCIARALALLPEVLLMDEPCSALDPLSSGMVEDLIVSLRGRYTILIVTHNLAQARRIADYVALFWVQNGAGRLIEAGAAKQIFENPRDPLTAAYVSGMRG is encoded by the coding sequence ATGAGGCCGGTCGAACCGAGCAAAATAGAACCGCGCCCTCGACATCCGTTCGGAGATCGGTCTGCCTGCTGTGAACCCCAACCATTCGTTAAGGTCGATCAGCTCAGCTTGTATTACGGGGAAAAACCGGCGTTTCAGGACGTGACCTTGTCGATCATCAAGGGATGCATTACGGCCCTCGTAGGACCGTCCGGGTGTGGAAAGACCAGCTTCCTCACTTGCCTGAACCGCCTCTCCGATCTGATCGCCGGGTGTCGTGTCTCGGGCAGGATCATGATCGATGCTCTCGATGTGTTGGCACCAGGCACCGATGTGATCCAGCTTCGCCGCCGCATCGGCATGATTTTTCAGAAACCGAATCCCTTTCCGTTGTCTATCCGGAGAAACCTAGAGTTTCCCCTACGCGAGCATGGGTTACGAGATCGAACACAGATTGCGCAGACGATGGAGACCACCTTACGCGATGTCGGCCTCTGGGACGAGGTCAAGGATCGGCTGGACTCGCCGGCTCTGGCCCTATCCGGGGGCCAGCAACAGCGCCTCTGTATCGCGAGGGCGTTAGCTCTTTTACCTGAGGTGCTGCTCATGGATGAACCGTGCAGCGCCCTCGATCCACTCTCCAGCGGAATGGTCGAGGATCTGATCGTCAGTCTGCGAGGCCGCTATACCATCTTGATCGTCACGCACAATCTGGCCCAGGCCCGTCGAATCGCGGACTATGTTGCCTTGTTCTGGGTCCAGAACGGAGCCGGTCGTTTGATCGAGGCCGGAGCCGCGAAACAGATATTCGAGAATCCTCGTGATCCACTGACCGCTGCATATGTCAGCGGCATGCGAGGATAG
- a CDS encoding phosphate ABC transporter substrate-binding protein, translated as MHRSIDLIRQNIPGSLAVLCIVALLGTPESVTPQTTATDPLSGKLAITGASTLAPLIAEIGKRFENLYPKVRVDVQTGGSSRGVADTRQGLADIGMVSRVMKDEEKDLHAFPVARDGVAIILHKENPVQALTDEQVVTIYKGKITDWKDVGGKHAPITVVNKAEGRSTVEVFLHYFRLKNTDVRAHVVIGDNEQGIKTVAGNRHAIGYVSIGTAEYDESQGVPIKLLSVGGVAASTETVRNGTFPMSRPLHLVTRTVPVGLAKAFIEYAQSKAVHDIIKQQYFVPLVD; from the coding sequence ATGCATCGATCTATCGATTTAATTCGGCAGAACATACCCGGTTCTCTTGCCGTGCTATGCATCGTGGCCCTCCTAGGGACTCCGGAATCCGTGACGCCCCAGACGACCGCGACTGATCCCCTATCGGGCAAGCTGGCAATTACTGGTGCCAGCACCTTGGCTCCCTTGATAGCCGAGATCGGTAAACGATTCGAGAATCTCTATCCCAAAGTGCGGGTGGATGTCCAGACGGGCGGCTCCTCGCGCGGAGTCGCCGACACACGCCAGGGCCTCGCCGATATCGGCATGGTCTCGCGCGTGATGAAAGACGAGGAGAAGGATCTGCATGCGTTTCCGGTGGCGCGCGACGGTGTTGCGATCATTTTGCACAAAGAAAATCCTGTCCAAGCACTCACCGACGAGCAAGTCGTCACGATCTACAAGGGCAAGATCACTGATTGGAAGGATGTCGGTGGAAAGCACGCTCCCATCACCGTCGTGAATAAAGCGGAGGGACGGTCTACGGTGGAAGTGTTCTTGCATTATTTCAGGTTGAAGAATACGGACGTGAGAGCTCATGTGGTCATTGGTGACAATGAACAGGGAATCAAAACCGTAGCCGGGAATCGTCATGCCATCGGGTATGTCTCCATCGGCACGGCAGAATATGATGAATCGCAAGGGGTACCGATTAAGCTACTCTCAGTCGGAGGGGTTGCCGCCTCCACCGAAACCGTGCGGAACGGTACCTTTCCGATGTCTCGTCCATTACACCTCGTCACTCGTACTGTGCCGGTTGGATTGGCTAAAGCCTTTATCGAGTATGCACAGTCTAAAGCCGTGCATGACATCATTAAGCAGCAATACTTTGTCCCGCTGGTCGACTGA
- a CDS encoding cysteine synthase A has protein sequence MKSIQDERNDGPAGEPASFPSMNTSQYYGVDHHVGNTPLIRLRHLSELTSCEILGKAEFMNPGGSVKDRTALGIIQDAEEKGLLRPGGTIVEGTAGNTGIGLTVIGHARGYHSVIVIPETQSRGKIDLLRTLGAEVLPVPEQPYSHPDNYNHVARRMAEDKGWFWANQFDNRANRLVHYRTTGPEIWKQTHGEVTGFVSAVGTGGTLAGTTLYLKERNPNIAIGCADPYGAAMWSWFTKGNTEITDGDSFAEGIGQGRVTKNLEGLAVDAAWRIPDQDALTILYQLLREEGLFLGLSSGINVAGAVRMALEHGRGQTIVTILCDSGAKYQSRIFNPEWLAANGLRTDLSIETLLE, from the coding sequence ATGAAGAGCATCCAGGATGAACGCAATGATGGCCCGGCTGGTGAACCTGCCTCCTTCCCGTCCATGAATACATCGCAGTACTATGGTGTGGACCACCACGTCGGCAATACTCCGCTGATCCGCCTACGTCATCTTTCTGAGCTGACGAGCTGCGAAATCCTCGGCAAGGCGGAATTCATGAACCCAGGCGGATCGGTGAAGGACCGCACAGCGCTCGGGATTATCCAGGATGCCGAGGAGAAAGGGCTTCTCAGGCCAGGTGGCACCATCGTCGAAGGGACGGCCGGGAACACCGGCATTGGGCTCACTGTCATCGGCCATGCGAGGGGTTACCATTCCGTCATTGTGATTCCCGAAACTCAGTCGCGGGGAAAAATCGACCTGCTGCGCACACTCGGCGCGGAGGTACTTCCCGTGCCGGAGCAGCCGTATTCCCATCCAGACAACTACAACCACGTCGCTCGGCGAATGGCGGAGGACAAGGGGTGGTTCTGGGCCAACCAATTCGACAACCGCGCCAACCGTCTCGTGCATTACCGTACTACCGGTCCGGAGATCTGGAAACAGACCCATGGAGAAGTAACCGGCTTTGTGTCCGCCGTTGGTACCGGCGGGACGCTGGCAGGAACGACGCTGTATCTCAAGGAACGCAATCCGAACATCGCGATTGGCTGCGCCGACCCCTACGGCGCGGCGATGTGGTCGTGGTTTACCAAGGGCAACACAGAGATCACGGACGGTGATTCGTTTGCCGAAGGGATCGGCCAAGGCCGCGTGACCAAGAACCTCGAGGGTCTTGCGGTCGATGCCGCGTGGCGCATTCCCGACCAGGACGCACTCACCATTTTGTACCAACTACTGCGCGAAGAGGGGTTGTTTCTCGGCCTATCCTCCGGCATCAACGTCGCCGGCGCGGTTCGGATGGCCCTTGAGCACGGACGGGGCCAGACCATCGTGACGATCCTGTGCGACTCCGGCGCGAAGTATCAATCGAGGATCTTCAACCCGGAATGGCTTGCGGCCAATGGACTGAGAACGGATTTGTCCATCGAGACCCTTCTTGAGTAA